GGATCAATTTAATTTTATTGCATAAATCCCAAGTCTGTAGGCATATATCTAGTAGATCTTAATAATATTTTACCTTCTTTCCGCTCGGAGGAGAGGGGTCAAAACCAACAAAGTCTTCATCATTTACCAACAACTATTTGGCACTTAGCGGTTTAACAGCAACTCCAACATTCCGCTTATCAGCAGCTCCCTCTTTATTAACAGGTACTTGATAACTTGATTTGTCAGAGAAGATAGGAGAGTGACCATTCGAAGCATTAACCAAGGCCTTAAGTTCAGCCATCTCCCCCTGATTTCTCTCCAACTGATCCAACAACTCTGCCTTGGTAATTTTAGTCTTTTTCGCTTTCGGCAAATTGAAGAATGTTGTTGGAGTGACAAAGCCGCCAACCCCTCGAACCCTTCCAGCGTGCTCAGGAGTCTGAAGTGCCGTAGTCAACACATCTTCTGTTCCATGTGGAATAAATTCACCCTTCTCCTTCATTTCAAGTAACTCATCCTGTAAAATAAATGCAAACAATTAGTGCATTATTTATGACGCAATTATCTTTGAAGGGAATGCAGTATTAAAAATATCACTTACAATTCTCGCATTTATTTCCGCTTGCTCTTCAGTAAGCTCATCAGGATTCTTTGGCATCCTAGCCTTCCACCAAAAAATTGCACGATCAGGTTTCTCTTTCCGCTTTAAGTTCCCTTTCTTTATCTGTTAAAAAAGAGAAAATGTTTAAACTCCCTTAAAACTTAGAATTGCAAAGCCAAATAGATATGGTTCTTACTTCTTCTTCTCGCAAACCAATATACCCCTTCCTTGACAAGCGGTGATGATATTTCCGTTTACCCACTCTATTGCTCTGTAACTTACGTTGTTCCTGCACCAAAATAAATtagtaaaaattaataaatattatttaaccaAAATCTATTTAATCATTTAACAAGTAAAATGACAATCCTGTATATTTTATTAGTAGAATATATTCATACCAGCCATTTGGGGCTCGTCCTCTCTGCAACAAATTTCTTCCAAGGTTTTTTACCAACAAACGCATACTTCTTCGGAGGCTtcatcaatttcttcttttttccaaTAAACGGCATCACATATTTTGCAGTTAAATCAGCTTTAAACTGCCTCCATTTTTTACCTGCCGATTGTAGCACAAGCTTCTCACTTTCTGGGGCAATTTTGAATGTGTCCTAAAGAGCCACATAATATAAATTAGCCACATAATTTACAGTtacaatttaaataaaatgaagaagtcaacAAGGGATATAATTTACCTGGACATCATCCCATAATTTTGCTTTTAGATCACAATCCACTTTTGGCCAGTTTTCAGTGTCGATTGGAATCATTGTCCCTGCGAGCATTCCTATGTAAGACTGTAAAGTAGGCCTGGTATTTCCGATGGGAACTCCAAAATTATTGTATCTAACTTTAAATTTCTTTCCCCGAGCTTTCTTCACCACTACTTTGTGAAGAGCTGAAACACCACGCGCACCTCCTAGCCTTTTTTTTGCAGATTCAGAAGTGGTCATCGTTTCTTCACCACTACTTTGAGTTTGATATTGTGGAGGG
The sequence above is drawn from the Apium graveolens cultivar Ventura chromosome 2, ASM990537v1, whole genome shotgun sequence genome and encodes:
- the LOC141708178 gene encoding uncharacterized protein LOC141708178 isoform X1; amino-acid sequence: MTTSESAKKRLGGARGVSALHKVVVKKARGKKFKVRYNNFGVPIGNTRPTLQSYIGMLAGTMIPIDTENWPKVDCDLKAKLWDDVQDTFKIAPESEKLVLQSAGKKWRQFKADLTAKYVMPFIGKKKKLMKPPKKYAFVGKKPWKKFVAERTSPKWLEQRKLQSNRVGKRKYHHRLSRKGYIGLREEEIKKGNLKRKEKPDRAIFWWKARMPKNPDELTEEQAEINARIDELLEMKEKGEFIPHGTEDVLTTALQTPEHAGRVRGVGGFVTPTTFFNLPKAKKTKITKAELLDQLERNQGEMAELKALVNASNGHSPIFSDKSSYQVPVNKEGAADKRNVGVAVKPLSAK